The DNA window TCGGCGGGAGAGGTCCTGCTCGACGGCCGAGCGCAGGGCCGGGGTGTCCGCACCGGCCTGGGCCAGCAGGCGCGGTGCCAGGCCGTCGGGCTGGTCGAGCAGGGCGAGCAGCAGGTGTTCCCCGTCCACCTCGGTCTGCCCGAGGCGGGAAGCCGTGGTCTGCGCCTCCTGCAACGCCTCCTGGGACTTCTGGGTGAGGCGGTTCATGTCCACGGCGGTTCACTCCTTGCTCCGGCCCACGGCGTCCGGTGGGGGCGGCGGCGCAGTTCGGCTTCCAGGTGGTCGATGTGGTCGAGCAGGTCGAGGACCAGTCCGATCGAGGCGTAGTTGAGGCAGAGTCCGGCCCGCAGCCGCTGGATGCGGGCGAGTTGGTACGGCGCCCCGGGCGGGAACCAGAGGCGGCCGGTGGCGTCCCGCTCGGCGTCGAGCAGGCCCAGTACGGCGAATCGGCGCACCAGGTCGGGGTGGACCCCGCCGGTCCTGGCGAGCGATTCGGCGCTGAGCCGGTGGGGGCGGGCGAGCGGGTAGCGCCTCTCCGGCGGCTGCTGCCCGGCCCGGGTGGACCGCGTGGTCACGGCTGCCTCCTGGGGTCGAAGGACGACTCGGCGGCCAGTTCCTGGAACAGCTCGCGCTCGCGCGGGCCGAGGGAGGGCGGGACCATGACGCGGACCTCGGCGTAGAGGTCTCCCGGGGCGCCGTGCGGATTCGGCATGCCCTGACCGCGCAGCCGCAGCCGGCGGCCGGTCGAGGAGCCGGCCGGGATGTGCACCTTGAGCGTGCCGCCGGGGGCCTCCAGCGGAACGGTGGCACCGAGCGCCGCCTCCCAGGGGGTCACGGGCAGCGGAACGTGGATATTGCGGCCGTCCAGCCGGTAGCGGGGGTGCGGGGCGATCCGCACCACCAGGTAGAGGTCGCCGGAGGGTCCCCTGCCGCTGCCCCGGCCGCCCTCTCCGGCCAGTCGGATGCGCTGCCCGTCGACGGTGCCGGGCGGTACCTCGACCTCATAGCCGCCCGACCGGCCCGGTCCCCGCAGGGTGACCCGGTGGCGGCCACCGCGATAGGCCTCCTCGACGGTGAGCGGGAGTTCGGCCTGCTGGTCGGCGCCCGGGATCGGGCCGGTCGCGCCCCGGGCGCCGAAGAAGCCCCCGAAGAGGTCGTCGAGGTCGATGCCGCCGTCGCCGCCCCCGCCCGTCCAGACCCGGCCGCGAGCTCCGCCGAACGGCCCCCGGCCGCCGGGACCCGCACCGGCACCGGCACCGGCCGCCACCCGTTCCTCCCAGTCCTCCGGGACCTGCCGGAAGTTCTCCCCGAACCGGTCGTAGCGCGCTCGGGTCGACGGTTCGGAAAGCACCTGGTACGCCTCGTTGATCTCCTTGAACCGCTCCTCGGCGGCGGGGTCGCGGTTGACGTCCGGGTGGTGGCGCCGCGCCAGGCGGCGGAATGCCTGCTGGATCTCGTCCGCGCTCGCGCCGCGGGGGACGCCCAGTGCCTCGTAGTAGTCCCGTGCCATGGCTGCTCACCCCTGCCGCCGGTTGACCACCACGGCTGCCGGGCGCAGTTGCCGACCGGGCTCGCCATAGCCCGGGCGCACCACCTTGACCACGGTGTTGGGGTCCGCGCCGGGCTCGTCGGCCAGGCTCACCACCTCGTGCCGGGCCGGGTCGAAGGGCACATCCGCCTCCTCGTGGCGCCGGTAGCCGAGGGCCGCCAGCAGGTCGACGGCCTGGTCGCGTACCGCGCGCACGCCCGCGACGATGGTCTCCGGGTCCGCCTCGGCGTGTTGCAGCGCCAGTTCCAGGTTGTCGAGCACCTGCAACCAGGCCCCGGCGACCCGGTCCCGTTCGGCCTCCCGCTCCTGCCGGGCTTCGCGGGCACAGCGTTTGCGCAGGTTGTCGAGGTCGGCCAGGGCCCGCCGGAGGCGGTCCTCCGCCTGCTCGTACTCCCCGAGAGGCACCGTGCGGGGAGCGTCCTCGGGCTCTGCGGCGGCGGTCTCGCCGGGCGGGCCGACCGCAGGCTCCGCCGGTGCATCCTCGCGCTGCTCGGACATGGGTCTCCTCAGCCACGGTCGAATTCGGCGTCGATGACGTCCTCGTCGGGTCCGGTGCCCCCGGTGGAGCCCTCGGCGGGGCCGGACTCCGGGGGTCTGCCGTCGGCCCGGGTGCCCGGCTGGACCGCCGCGAGGCCGTGGTAGACCTGCTGGAGTTCGGAGGCCAGGCTGCGCACCCGGTCCAGCGGCGCCTGCTCCTGGACGGCCGTGCGGGCGTCGGAGACCAGCAGTCCGGCGCGGGCCCGCTCGTGTTCCGGTGCGGCGTCGCCCAGTTCGGCGAGGCGGCGCTCCACCTGGTACGCGACCGCGTCCAGCGCATTGCGGGCGTCCACGGCCTGCCGCAGGTCCTGGTCCTCGGCCCGGTGGCGTTCCGCCTCCTCGATCATGCGGTCCACCTCGGAGCGGTCCAGGTTGGAGCTCTCGGTGATGGTGATGCCCTGTTCGGCGCCGGTGTCCTTGTCCCGGGCGGTGACATTGACGATGCCGTTGGCGTCCACGTCGAAGGTGACCTCGATCTGCGGCTCGCCGCGCGGCGCGGGGCGGATGTTCTCCAGGCGGAACCGGCCGAGGACCCGGTTGTCGGCGGCCTTCTCCCGCTCGCCCTGGAGCACCACGATGTCCACGGCGCCCTGGTTGTCGTCGGCGGTGGAGAACACCTCCGTACGGCGGGCCGGGATGGTGGTGTTCCGCTCGATGATCTTGGTCATCACGCCGCCCTGGGTCTCCACGCCCAGCGACAGCGGGGTGACGTCCAGCAGCAGCACATCGTGGACCTCGCCCTTGAGCACGCCCGCCTGGGTCGCGGCGCCCAGCGCGACGACCTCGTCCGGGTTGACGCTCATATTGGGGTCCTTGCCGCCGGTGAGCCGGCGGACCAGCGTCTGCACGGCGGGGATCCGGGTGGAGCCGCCCACCAGGATGACCTCGTCGATGTCGCTGTCGGTGACCTTGGCGTCCGCCATGGCCTGCTTCACCGGGCCCAGGCAGCGCTCCACCAGATCGGCGGTGATCTGCTCGAAGGTGGCCCGGCGCACGGTCTCCGTCAGGTGCTTTGGCCCGGAGGCGTCGGCGGTGATGAACGGCAGGCTGACCTGCGTCTGGGTCACCGAACTCAACTCCGTCTTGGCCTTCTCGGCCGCCTCGAAGAGCCGTTGCAGCGCCTGCGGGTCCGCGCGCAGGTCGATGCCGTTGTCGCGCTGGAAGCCGTCCGCGAGGTGGTCCACCAGCCGGCGGTCGAAGTCGTCGCCGCCCAGGTGGCTGTCGCCGGCCGTGGACCGGACCTCCACCACGCCGTCGCCGACGTCCAGGATGCTGACGTCGAAGGTGCCGCCTCCCAGGTCGAAGACCAGCACGGTCTCATGGCCCTTCTTCTCCAGCCCATAGGCGAGGGCGGCGGCGGTCGGCTCGTTGATGATGCGCAGCACCTCAAGGCCGGCGATCCTCCCCGCGTCCTTGGTGGCCTGGCGCTGGGCGTCGTTGAAGTAGGCCGGCACGGTGATCACGGCCTCGGTGACCCGCTCGCCGAGCGACTGGGCGGCGTCACCGGCGAGCTTGCGCAGCACCTGTGCGCTGATCTCCTCGGGTGCGTACTGCTTGCCGCGCACCTCGAAGCGCGCGGTCCCGTTGGCTCCCTCCACCACGTCGTAGGCCACCGCCTTGGCCTCCTCGGCCACCTCGTCGAAGCGGCGGCCGATGAAGCGCTTGGCGGAGTAGATCGTGCCCTTGGGGTTGAGGATCGACTGGCGGCGGGCCAGCTGGCCGACCAGCCGCTCGCCCTCCTCGGTGAACGCCACCACGGAGGGGGTGGTGCGGGACCCCTCCGAGTTGGGGATCACGCGCGGCTCGCCGCCCTCCCAGACGGCGATCACCGAGTTGGTGGTCCCCAGGTCTATTCCGACTGCCTTGGCCATCACGTGCTCCTTGTCCGGGGGCGGATCACGCCGGACGGTCTCCCGGCTCAGCGGGTGGTGCCACCGGGGTGCAGGACGACCTTGGTCCAGCCGTCGTCACGCGCGTCGAAGTGCCGGTACGCCTCGGGCGCCTCCTCCAGCGGGATCTCATGGGAGACGATCCAGGACGGCTTGGCCTTGCCCGAGTGGACCAGGTTGCGCAGTCGGCGGTTGTACGCCTTGACGTTGCACTGGCCGTTGCCCACGCTCTGCCCCTTGAACCAGAACAGGCCGTAGTCGAAGGCGACTTCGCCCTGCCGGTAGAGCTGGTCCGGGCTGTGCGGGTCCTGGGGGACGAAGACCCCGACCACGCCGATGCGGCCGGCGAAGCGCACCGACTGGACCAGGTTGTTGAGGGTGAGGTTGGGGTGCTCCTGGCCCTGCGGATCGTGGGCCTGGTACCCGACGCACTCGCAGCCGCAGTCGGCGCCGAGCCCGCCGGTCTCCTCAAGCACCCGGTCGATGGGGGAGACCTTGGAGTCGTCCACCGGGATCGCGCCGATCTGCTCGGCCAGGGCCAGGCGGTCCGGGTGCCGGTCCACCACCAAGACCTTCTCGGCGCTCTTCAGGGTCGCGGACAGAGCGGCCATCAGGCCGACCGGACCGGCGCCGTAGATCACCACGGTCTCGCCGGGCAGCACCCCGGCCAGCTCGGTGCAGTGCCAGCCGGTCGGGAAGATGTCGGAGAGCATCACATAGTCGGTCTGCCGCTCCCGTGCGTCCTCGGGCAGCACCAGGCAGTTGTGGTCGCCGTAGGGCACCCGCAGCAGCTCCGCCTGGCCGCCGGAGTACGGTCCCATGCCCGCGAACCCGTAGGCGGCACCGGCCATCCGGGGGTCGGGGTTGGTGCTCAGGCAGAAGGCGGTCAGGCCCTGCTCGCAGTTGCGGCAGAAGCCGCAGGAGATGTTGAACGGCAGACAGACCAGGTCGCCCACGCGCACCCGGTCGACGGCGTCGCCCACCTCCACGACCTCGCCCAGGTTCTCGTGGCCGAGGGTGCGGCCGGTCTCCATGTCGGTCCTGCCCTCGTACATATGCAGGTCCGAGCCGCAGATATTGGTGGCGGTGATTCTCACCAGCACATCGGTCGGCCGTTCTATCCGCGCGTCGGGCACGTCCTTGACCTTGACGCTGCGCGGCCCTTCGTAGACCAGTGCCTTCATGGGATTCCCCTTCGCTTGCGTCACGCGCGTACGCGGTGCGGCCACCGATGGGCCGGGCGTACCGAGACAGGCGAGAAGGGCTGTCCCGCCGCGTCTGCGCGGCGGGCCGGCGAGTCGGCGGCGGTTGAACGCCGTGCCGCTGCTCGCCCGTTGCCACTGCTCACCTCTTTCAGGCTGTCACCCTCAGGAGGTATGTCAAACGGGGGGAAAGGGCATGCCGCCGTCCCGCCGCCGCCCGTCTCGGGACGGGCAGCGGCGGGACGGCGGCGGCACGGCGGCGGTACGGCGGCGGGACGGCGGCGGGACGGCAGCGGGACGGCGGGGTGTCAGGACGCGGTGAGCGGGAGGGAGCGCAGAAAGCGGAGCTGCTCCAGGTCCTGGTAGTAGCCGCCGCCCTCGTGGCGGTTGTACGGCCAGAGGCGGATGTCCTTCTCGCCGGCGTAGTGGTTGTACGCGGCGAAGACCGTCGAGGGCGGGCAGATGTCGTCCATCAGCCCGGCCGAGAAGAGCGCCGGGGCGGTGGCACGGGCGGCGAAGTTGACGCCGTCGAAGTAGGACAGGGTGCGGAAGACCGGCTCCACGGCCTCGCGGTGGGTGCGCAGATAGGTCCAGATCTCCCGGTAGGCGTTGCCCTCCACCACATGCAGCGCCCGCCGGTAGTGGCAGAGCGACGGCTGGTTGACCAGGGCCGCGCCGACGTCGTCGGCCAGCGCGGCGGCGGCCAGCGCGATGCCGCCGCCCTGGCTGCCGCCGGAGACGATGATCCGGGCCGGATCGACGGACGGATGGGCGCGGGCCGCGTCCACCGCCCGGACGGCGTCGGTGAAGACCCGGCGGTAGTAGTAGTCGGCCGGGTCCTGGATGCCCCGGGTGACCATCCCTGGCGAGGACGGCCCCGAGCTGCCGTAGGGATCGCCGGTGGCGCCCGGTTGCAGCGAGCCGCCCTGGCCCCGGGTGTCCATCAGCAGATGGACATAGCCGGCCGCGGGCCAGGTCAGCCACTCATACGGGAAGCCCCGCCCGCCGCCGTAGCCGAGGAAGCCGACCACGCACGGCAGCGGCCCGGTGGCGGAGGCGGGGACCAGCAGCCAGCCGGCCACCGGGTCGCCGCCGAAGCCGGGGAAGCGCACATCGAAGACGTCGACCTCGCTGAGGCAGGCGTCATAGGGGTGGAACTCCGGCGGGCGGTCGTGGGTGCGGGCCTCGGCGAGGGTCTCCGCCCAGAAGGCGTCGAAGTCGTCGGGCTCCTCACGGTCGGGCAGATAGCGGCGCAGTTCCTCCAGCGGGAGGTCCATCTGGGGCACGGTGCGGCTCCTCGGGGATGCAGGCGGCGGGGTGACGGCGCGTCAGGCGGGGTTCCCGGAGTCGGCCTCGGGGTCGACGCCGGTGTCGGCGCCGACCACCCGTACCGGCGCCGATGTGGTGACCCGGGCGCGGCCGTCTGCGTCAAGCGCGACCGAGAGCGGGTGCCCGGCGATCCGCAGGCCGTCCAGGCGCAGCGGGCGGAGGCTGTGGGCGGCCGGCGACAGGCTGAGCGTTCCACCGGGTACGTCGGCGTCGAGCCCCAGAGCGGCCTGGAGCAGCACGACGGCGGAGGCGGCGGACCAGGCCTGCGGGCGGCAGGCGGCCGGGTAGGGCGCGGGCGCGGGGTCGATCGCGGAGCCGTGGCCGGCGAACAGCTCGGGGAGCCTCCCCTCGAATGCCTCGGAGGCGGCGATCAGGCCCTCGGCCAGCGCGGCGGCCTCCTGCGGGAATCCGGCGCGGACCAGGCCGTGCACGGCGATGGCGGTGTCATGCGGCCAGATCGACCCGATGTGATAGCCGAGCGGGTTGAACCCGGTGCTGTCGGTGGAGAGGGTGCGCAGGCCGAAGCCGGAGTCCAGCTCGGGTCCGGCGATCCGGGCGGCCAGCAGTGCGCTCTCCTCCTGGTCGAGCAGTCCGGTACCGAGCAGATGGCCGAAGCCGGAGGTGACCGAGTCCACCGGCTGCTTCTTGGCGTCCAGTGCCACCGCCGGGTAGCGGCCGGTCTCGTCCTCGACCCAGAAGCTCTCCCGGAACCGGCGGCGCAGCCGGTCGGCCCACTCCTCCCAGCGGTCCGCGCCCGGGCGGCCGAAGGCGCGCAGCAGCTCGGCCCCGGCGAGGGCGGCCTCATAGCCGTACGCCTGGACCTCGCAGAGCGCGATCGGCGCTTCGGCGAGGCGGCCGTCACGCCAGCGGATGGAGTCGCCGGAGTCCTTCCAGCCCTGGTTGGCCAGGCCCCGGCCGGTGGTGTCGATGTACTCCAGCAGCCCGTCGCCGTCGGCGTCGCCGTAGGTGGCCAGCCACTCCAGCGCGGCCTCGGCGTGCGGCAGCAGCTCCCGCACCTGCTCCGGGTCCAGGCCCCAGCGCCAGGCGTCGCGGAGCAGGGTGATCCAGAGCGGGGTGGCGTCGACGGTGCCGTAGTAGACCGGGGGGAGGCTGGTGCGCTCGTCCAGGTTCAGCTCCTCGCGGCGGACCTCGTGCAGGATCTTGCCGGGCTGCTCCTCGGAGCGCGGGTCGACGGCGGCGCCCTGGCGGCGGGCCAGGGTGCGCAAGGTTCCGGCGGCCAGCTCGGTGCCGAGCGGCAGCAGCATCCGGGCGGCCCAGAGCGAGTCGCGGCCGAAGAGGGTGAGGAACCACGGGGAGCCGGCGGCGAGGAAGACGTCCTCCGGGGCCTGCGGGTCGGAGAGCAGCAGCCGCTCCAGGTCGCCGACGGACCGGGCCACCAGGTGGTCGAGGCTGCGGTCGGCGCTGCGCAGCGTCACCGGCTGCCAGGGCACGGCGTCCCGGTGCACGGCCGGGAACTGGTCGGGCTCCCGGTCCTGGACGGTGCACTCGACGGTGGTCTGCCAGGTCTCGCCGGGGGGCAGCTCGATGTGGTGGCGCAGTTCGGCGTGGCTGCCGGCGGTGCGGACCTCGGCGGCGGGCGTGCCCGGGGCGCTGCGCAGGGCGACGGTCAGCCCGCCGTCCGTCCAGGTCAGGCCGTCGGCGTCGGCCTGCGGGGTGAGGGCGGGGAGGCTGCGGCCGCTCTTGACGTCGACCATCCGGGCCAGGTCGGTGGCGGCCCGGACGACCAGGGTCAGCCGGACGTGCCCCAGGCCCGCGTTGCTGATGCTCAGCTCCTCGCGGAGCGCGCCCGGCTCGACCCGGCGCACCCGGTGCAGGGTGACCGCCGGGTCGGCGGTGTGCTCACCGACACCGCGCAGCACCGCGCGGAACGCCGTCTCGTCGGCGGCGCGCAGCGTGCGGGCGATCGGCGCCACCGGGACGCCCTCCACCCGGACCGAGAGCGCGGAGAGCGCCCGCCGGTCCCCGTGGAAGAAGCCGTCGGCCCCGGTCGCGATGTCCCCGTCCGGGCGGGAGAGCACCAGGCTGGGGGCGTAGAGGGTGGTGCAGGTGTCGTGCAGGAAGGGCTGGAGCCCTTCGACCGCGACCTCCTCGGCGGGCTGGTCACCGGCGGGGTGTCCCTGGACAGCCATGTTCACTGTGGGGCGCCTCTCATCGTTTGGATCGATCAAATCTCACCCTAACCCTTGCCAACCTGGGGTTGAAGAGAGTTTTATCGATCCATCAACCACGCAGCGCCGCGTTTCAGCCGTCGGCGCTTCATGACGGAGGCCGTTGGTGGCAGCTACGAACCCGCCTGCCGGGCGCAGAAAGGGCCCGCCCACGCTGGCCCTGGTCGCCCAGCGGGCCGGGGTGTCCGCACAGACGGTGTCCAATGCGCTCAACTCCCCCGAGCTGCTGGCCCCGGCGACCCTGGAGCGGGTCCGCCAGGCCATCACCGAGCTGGACTACCGCCCTCACCAGGCCGCCCGCTCGCTGCGGACCAAGTCCAGCCGGCTGATCGGGTACGGTGTGGTTCCGGCCCCCAGCGGTGTCTCCACGCCTGTCCTCGACCACTTCCTGCACGCGCTGTCGGACTCGGCCGACCAGGCGGGCTACCGTATCCTGCTCTTCGCCGCCCCCACCGGCGCGGCCGACGAGCCCGAGCGGTACGCCGAACTGCTCCAGGACCACTCGGTCGACGCGTTCGTCCTGAGCGGCACCTACCGGGGCGACCGCCGCCCCGCCTGGCTGCAGAAGCGTTCCATCCCCTTTGTCGCGTTCGGCCGCTCCTGGTCGGCGCGTGACATCGGGGACTGGGTGGACGTGGACGGCGCCCACGGCACCTCGGCCGCCGTCGACCACCTGGTCGCCCTCGGCCACCGCAGGATCGCCTTCCTGGGCTGGCCGCGCGGCTCCGGCGTCGGTGACGACCGGGCACGCGGCTGGCGCGAGGCGATGCGCCGGCACGGGCTGCCGGTACGGGACCTCCGGATCAGCTCGGTGGACGACGTGGACGCCGCCGGGGAGGCGGTCGGCCGGCTGATCCACGGCGGCGCCACCGCCGTCGTCGCGGCCAGCGACACGCTGGCGCTCGGCTGCTACCGGGCGCTGCGTGAGGCCGGTCACGTCCCCGGTCGGGACATGGCAGTGGTCGGGTTCGACGACTCGCCCGCCGCCGCGCTGCTCAGCCCCAGCCTCAGCAGCCTGCACCAGCCGCTGGAGGAGGTCGGCCGGGCCTGCATGCGGCTGCTGCTGGCTCGGATCAAGCGTCCGGAGGCCGAGCCGGAGCATGTGCTGCTGGCCCCGGACCTCGTCGTCCGGGAGAGCTCCGCCCCGGCGCCGGCGAGGTGAACCCGGTCACACCGGACCACCCCGCATGACCGCACCACCTGTATGACCGCACCACCCGCACGACCCTGCACCACCCTGCATGACCCGCACGACCTGGAGAGATGATGACAGCACGAAGAGCCGCAACAGCCGCCGCCGTCTGCGGCGCGTTCCTGCTGGCCGGATGTTCGTCCGGCTTCGGCAGCGACAGCAGCGCCAAGCAGGAGACGAGCAGCGGCGGGCAGAAGCTCACGGTGATGATCGGCTCGTCGGGCGACGCCGAGACCAACGCTGTGAAGTCCGCCACGGCTGCCTGGGCCAAGAAGACCGGCAACTCCGTCACGGTGGTGCCCGCCCAGAACCTCGACCAGCAGCTCGGCCAGGCGCTGGCCGGCGGCAAGCCGCCGGACGTCTTCTACGTCGGCTCCTCGACCTTCGCCAACTACGCCAAGGGCAACTCGCTCTACGCCTACGGCGACCAGCTCTCCTCCAAGGACGACTTCTCGGCCTCGCTGCGCAGCTCCTTCA is part of the Peterkaempfera bronchialis genome and encodes:
- a CDS encoding chaperone modulator CbpM, with translation MTTRSTRAGQQPPERRYPLARPHRLSAESLARTGGVHPDLVRRFAVLGLLDAERDATGRLWFPPGAPYQLARIQRLRAGLCLNYASIGLVLDLLDHIDHLEAELRRRPHRTPWAGARSEPPWT
- a CDS encoding DnaJ C-terminal domain-containing protein; this encodes MARDYYEALGVPRGASADEIQQAFRRLARRHHPDVNRDPAAEERFKEINEAYQVLSEPSTRARYDRFGENFRQVPEDWEERVAAGAGAGAGPGGRGPFGGARGRVWTGGGGDGGIDLDDLFGGFFGARGATGPIPGADQQAELPLTVEEAYRGGRHRVTLRGPGRSGGYEVEVPPGTVDGQRIRLAGEGGRGSGRGPSGDLYLVVRIAPHPRYRLDGRNIHVPLPVTPWEAALGATVPLEAPGGTLKVHIPAGSSTGRRLRLRGQGMPNPHGAPGDLYAEVRVMVPPSLGPRERELFQELAAESSFDPRRQP
- a CDS encoding nucleotide exchange factor GrpE — its product is MSEQREDAPAEPAVGPPGETAAAEPEDAPRTVPLGEYEQAEDRLRRALADLDNLRKRCAREARQEREAERDRVAGAWLQVLDNLELALQHAEADPETIVAGVRAVRDQAVDLLAALGYRRHEEADVPFDPARHEVVSLADEPGADPNTVVKVVRPGYGEPGRQLRPAAVVVNRRQG
- the dnaK gene encoding molecular chaperone DnaK, with product MAKAVGIDLGTTNSVIAVWEGGEPRVIPNSEGSRTTPSVVAFTEEGERLVGQLARRQSILNPKGTIYSAKRFIGRRFDEVAEEAKAVAYDVVEGANGTARFEVRGKQYAPEEISAQVLRKLAGDAAQSLGERVTEAVITVPAYFNDAQRQATKDAGRIAGLEVLRIINEPTAAALAYGLEKKGHETVLVFDLGGGTFDVSILDVGDGVVEVRSTAGDSHLGGDDFDRRLVDHLADGFQRDNGIDLRADPQALQRLFEAAEKAKTELSSVTQTQVSLPFITADASGPKHLTETVRRATFEQITADLVERCLGPVKQAMADAKVTDSDIDEVILVGGSTRIPAVQTLVRRLTGGKDPNMSVNPDEVVALGAATQAGVLKGEVHDVLLLDVTPLSLGVETQGGVMTKIIERNTTIPARRTEVFSTADDNQGAVDIVVLQGEREKAADNRVLGRFRLENIRPAPRGEPQIEVTFDVDANGIVNVTARDKDTGAEQGITITESSNLDRSEVDRMIEEAERHRAEDQDLRQAVDARNALDAVAYQVERRLAELGDAAPEHERARAGLLVSDARTAVQEQAPLDRVRSLASELQQVYHGLAAVQPGTRADGRPPESGPAEGSTGGTGPDEDVIDAEFDRG
- a CDS encoding glutathione-independent formaldehyde dehydrogenase, whose amino-acid sequence is MKALVYEGPRSVKVKDVPDARIERPTDVLVRITATNICGSDLHMYEGRTDMETGRTLGHENLGEVVEVGDAVDRVRVGDLVCLPFNISCGFCRNCEQGLTAFCLSTNPDPRMAGAAYGFAGMGPYSGGQAELLRVPYGDHNCLVLPEDARERQTDYVMLSDIFPTGWHCTELAGVLPGETVVIYGAGPVGLMAALSATLKSAEKVLVVDRHPDRLALAEQIGAIPVDDSKVSPIDRVLEETGGLGADCGCECVGYQAHDPQGQEHPNLTLNNLVQSVRFAGRIGVVGVFVPQDPHSPDQLYRQGEVAFDYGLFWFKGQSVGNGQCNVKAYNRRLRNLVHSGKAKPSWIVSHEIPLEEAPEAYRHFDARDDGWTKVVLHPGGTTR
- a CDS encoding acetylxylan esterase, translated to MPQMDLPLEELRRYLPDREEPDDFDAFWAETLAEARTHDRPPEFHPYDACLSEVDVFDVRFPGFGGDPVAGWLLVPASATGPLPCVVGFLGYGGGRGFPYEWLTWPAAGYVHLLMDTRGQGGSLQPGATGDPYGSSGPSSPGMVTRGIQDPADYYYRRVFTDAVRAVDAARAHPSVDPARIIVSGGSQGGGIALAAAALADDVGAALVNQPSLCHYRRALHVVEGNAYREIWTYLRTHREAVEPVFRTLSYFDGVNFAARATAPALFSAGLMDDICPPSTVFAAYNHYAGEKDIRLWPYNRHEGGGYYQDLEQLRFLRSLPLTAS
- a CDS encoding amylo-alpha-1,6-glucosidase yields the protein MAVQGHPAGDQPAEEVAVEGLQPFLHDTCTTLYAPSLVLSRPDGDIATGADGFFHGDRRALSALSVRVEGVPVAPIARTLRAADETAFRAVLRGVGEHTADPAVTLHRVRRVEPGALREELSISNAGLGHVRLTLVVRAATDLARMVDVKSGRSLPALTPQADADGLTWTDGGLTVALRSAPGTPAAEVRTAGSHAELRHHIELPPGETWQTTVECTVQDREPDQFPAVHRDAVPWQPVTLRSADRSLDHLVARSVGDLERLLLSDPQAPEDVFLAAGSPWFLTLFGRDSLWAARMLLPLGTELAAGTLRTLARRQGAAVDPRSEEQPGKILHEVRREELNLDERTSLPPVYYGTVDATPLWITLLRDAWRWGLDPEQVRELLPHAEAALEWLATYGDADGDGLLEYIDTTGRGLANQGWKDSGDSIRWRDGRLAEAPIALCEVQAYGYEAALAGAELLRAFGRPGADRWEEWADRLRRRFRESFWVEDETGRYPAVALDAKKQPVDSVTSGFGHLLGTGLLDQEESALLAARIAGPELDSGFGLRTLSTDSTGFNPLGYHIGSIWPHDTAIAVHGLVRAGFPQEAAALAEGLIAASEAFEGRLPELFAGHGSAIDPAPAPYPAACRPQAWSAASAVVLLQAALGLDADVPGGTLSLSPAAHSLRPLRLDGLRIAGHPLSVALDADGRARVTTSAPVRVVGADTGVDPEADSGNPA
- a CDS encoding LacI family DNA-binding transcriptional regulator translates to MAATNPPAGRRKGPPTLALVAQRAGVSAQTVSNALNSPELLAPATLERVRQAITELDYRPHQAARSLRTKSSRLIGYGVVPAPSGVSTPVLDHFLHALSDSADQAGYRILLFAAPTGAADEPERYAELLQDHSVDAFVLSGTYRGDRRPAWLQKRSIPFVAFGRSWSARDIGDWVDVDGAHGTSAAVDHLVALGHRRIAFLGWPRGSGVGDDRARGWREAMRRHGLPVRDLRISSVDDVDAAGEAVGRLIHGGATAVVAASDTLALGCYRALREAGHVPGRDMAVVGFDDSPAAALLSPSLSSLHQPLEEVGRACMRLLLARIKRPEAEPEHVLLAPDLVVRESSAPAPAR